The following proteins come from a genomic window of Ictalurus furcatus strain D&B chromosome 26, Billie_1.0, whole genome shotgun sequence:
- the alg11 gene encoding GDP-Man:Man(3)GlcNAc(2)-PP-Dol alpha-1,2-mannosyltransferase, producing MTGHDHLSICLCDLIRLLGSLLLPCFYLCLILSGVLFLFVAGIRTWLQSSRRVRRAQDGRPAVAFFHPYCNAGGGGERVLWCAIRALQNRYTDVDFVIYTGDQGVTGEQIVDGARRRFNIRLPRPVRFTFLKHRLLVEASLYPHFTLLGQSIGSLFLGWEALTSFTPDLYIDSMGYAFTLPVFRYLGGCRVASYVHYPTISTDMLSVVRDRNPRFNNADYITNNPILSAIKVVYYCAFALLYGLAGSCSDVIMVNSTWTLGHILALWRAPNRTSVVYPPCDVQAFLDVALEEEEDKDGGRKCHSIVSVAQFRPEKDHRLQVRAFQKLLDRRRGEPGSRELVKLVLIGGCRNQEDEDRVLMLRGLCQELGVADSVEFKLNIPFEELKKELVDATIGLHTMWNEHFGIGVVECMAAGTVILAHRSGGPKLDIVVPYDGGITGFLADDEESYADAMERIFAMTPAARLEIRRRARQSVSRFSDQEFEASFLAAMEPLMGTLER from the exons ATGACTGGGCACGATCacctgtctatctgtttgtGCGATTTAATCAG ATTGTTGGGGTCGCTGCTCTTGCCATGTTTCTACCTGTGTCTCATCCTGTCGGGAGTGCTTTTCCTGTTCGTCGCGGGGATTCGCACTTGGCTTCAGTCCAGCAGGAGAGTACGCCGAGCTCAAGATGGACGACCCGCTGTCGCCTTCTTCCACCCTTATTGTAATGCAGGAggtggaggagagagagtgcTCTGGTGTGCCATTAGAGCTCTGCAGAACAG GTACACAGATGTGGATTTCGTAATTTACACAGGCGATCAAGGTGTTACGGGCGAGCAGATTGTGGACGGTGCTCGTCGCCGCTTTAACATCCGCCTACCACGTCCAGTCCGCTTTACCTTCTTGAAACATCGGCTTTTGGTGGAGGCCAGTCTTTACCCCCACTTCACCCTGCTGGGCCAGAGCATCGGCTCACTTTTCTTAGGCTGGGAGGCGCTCACGTCCTTTACGCCTGATCTCTACATTGACTCCATGGGCTACGCCTTCACGTTGCCTGTCTTCCGTTACCTGGGTGGATGCAGAGTGGCGAGCTATGTGCACTACCCCACCATCAGCACAGACATGCTGTCAGTGGTTCGCGACAGAAACCCCAG GTTCAACAATGCAGACTACATCACTAATAACCCTATTCTGAGTGCCATTAAGGTAGTGTATTACTGCGCCTTTGCCCTGCTGTATGGTCTCGCCGGCTCCTGCAGTGACGTGATCATGGTCAACTCCACCTGGACGCTGGGTCACATCCTGGCACTGTGGCGTGCCCCGAACCGCACCAGCGTTGTCTACCCACCATGTGATGTCCAGGCCTTCCTTGACGTCGCcctggaggaagaggaggacaaGGACGGAGGCAGGAAGTGCCACTCCATAGTGTCGGTGGCCCAGTTTCGCCCAGAGAAGGACCACCGGCTGCAGGTCAGAGCCTTCCAGAAACTTCTGGACAGACGTAGGGGGGAGCCCGGCAGTAGGGAGCTGGTTAAGCTGGTGCTGATTGGTGGATGCCGGAATCAGGAAGATGAGGACAGGGTGCTGATGCTGAGGGGGCTGTGCCAGGAGCTGGGCGTGGCCGATAGTGTGGAGTTTAAGCTGAACATCCCGTTTGAGGAGCTGAAGAAGGAGTTAGTGGACGCTACGATCGGCCTGCACACCATGTGGAACGAACATTTTGGCATTG gtgtggTTGAGTGCATGGCTGCTGGGACAGTGATCCTGGCCCACAGGTCTGGTGGTCCTAAGCTGGATATCGTCGTGCCATATGATGGCGGCATCACAGGTTTCCTGGCTGATGATGAAGAAAGCTACGCCGATGCGATGGAGCGAATCTTCGCCATGACGCCGGCAGCACGACTCGAGATCCGCCGTCGGGCACGTCAGTCTGTCAGCCGCTTCTCGGATCAGGAGTTTGAGGCATCCTTTTTGGCAGCCATGGAGCCTCTGATGGGCACTTTGGAGCGATGA
- the cpb2 gene encoding carboxypeptidase B2 has translation MRPLVLFAILICFHCILRKSFCTSEQDKVLSITAATSEQVSLLQNISSHNETVLWQPASPSHIATNTPVHLYIQSSSVTRVTEQLHAHGFSFSVLLDNTQHLIQEQTRNDTTDPKSGGMNNERYHSLEDIYYLVNKTSQEHPDMTKLILIGSSFEKNPLYVLKLSGRRGPVDKAMWMDCGIHAREWISPAFCIWFIKYALTFYKEIPDITTLLDKMDIYILPVMNPDGYKYTWTTNRMWRKNRSVRQGSSCVGVDLNRNFDAKWCTAGASSNPCSDIYCGQYPESEPEVQAVTKFLRAHKDSVKLYFSIHSYSQLLLFPYSYTLEQVPNYTELFELVQEASFKIRRHYRNMYRYGSGAKTIYLAPGGSDDWVYDQGITYSFTFELQDRGRYGFLLPPNLINNACNEAFAGVKTIAMRVLEKLQ, from the exons ATGAGACCTCTGGTTTTATTCGccattttaatatgttttcacTGCATTCTGAGAAAAAGTTTTTGCACATCAGAACA AGACAAAGTTCTGTCCATCACAGCTGCAACATCAGAGCAAGTGAGCCTACTGCAGAACATCTCCAGCCATAATGAG ACGGTGCTGTGGCAGCCAGCGTCTCCCAGTCACATCGCAACAAACACACCTGTCCATCTCTACATCCAATCCAGCAGCGTAACACGAGTCACTGAGCAGCTACACGCACATGGATTCTCCTTCAG CGTTCTGCTGGATAACACGCAGCATCTGATCCAGGAACAGACCCGAAACGACACCACAGATCCCAAGAGCGGTGGCATGAACAATGAAAGATATCACTCTTTAGAGGAC ATTTATTATTTGGTCAATAAAACAAGCCAAGAGCATCCCGACATGACCAAACTCATTCTGATTGGCTCGTCATTCGAGAAAAATCCACTGTATGTCTTGAAG CTGTCAGGAAGACGAGGCCCAGTGGATAAAGCCATGTGGATGGATTGTGGGATTCATGCCAGAGAGTGGATCTCACCTGCTTTTTGCATTTGGTTCatcaaatat GCTCTTACATTTTACAAGGAAATCCCTGACATCACCACGTTGCTGGACAAGATGGACATTTACATCTTACCCGTCATGAATCCAGATGGTTACAAGTACACATGGACAACG AACCGCATGTGGAGGAAGAACCGGTCCGTGAGGCAGGGCAGTTCATGTGTTGGCGTCGACCTGAACAGGAACTTCGATGCCAAGTGGTGCA CGGCGGGAGCGTCCAGCAATCCCTGTTCTGATATTTACTGTGGGCAGTATCCGGAGTCCGAGCCGGAGGTGCAAGCTGTGACCAAGTTCCTGCGCGCCCACAAGGACTCTGTCAAACTTTACTTCTCCATCCATTCCTACTCACAGCTGCTGCTCTTTCCGTACTCCTACACCCTTGAGCAGGTCCCAAACTACACTGAGCTG TTTGAGCTTGTCCAGGAAGCATCCTTTAAAATACGTCGGCATTACAGAAACATGTATCGCTATGGTTCTGGAGCAAAAACAATAT ATCTAGCTCCTGGGGGATCAGATGACTGGGTCTATGATCAAGGCATTACATATTCGTTTACCTTTGAGCTGCAGGACCGTGGGCGGTACGGCTTCCTCCTTCCTCCAAACTTGATCAATAATGCCTGCAATGAAGCTTTTGCAGGGGTCAAGACCATAGCTATGCGTGTCCTAGAGAAACTTCAATGA